One window from the genome of [Clostridium] celerecrescens 18A encodes:
- a CDS encoding VOC family protein — translation MKFCWSTLNVRNLEESIQFYEEIIGLKVTRRFPAGPGTEIAFLGEGETQIEFICGGDREIHVGDDISWGFEVESLDQTLSLAKEKGVVVLGEPIQPNPHVRFAFMKDPNGMRIQLVETLGE, via the coding sequence ATGAAGTTTTGCTGGAGCACTTTAAACGTCAGGAATTTAGAAGAATCAATCCAATTTTATGAGGAGATCATCGGTCTGAAGGTGACCAGAAGATTCCCAGCCGGTCCTGGTACTGAAATAGCATTTTTAGGTGAAGGGGAAACACAAATCGAATTTATATGCGGCGGAGACAGGGAAATTCATGTAGGAGATGATATCAGCTGGGGGTTTGAAGTGGAATCCCTTGATCAGACCCTTTCTCTGGCAAAGGAAAAAGGCGTGGTTGTTTTGGGAGAGCCAATACAGCCAAATCCCCACGTGAGGTTCGCCTTTATGAAAGATCCTAATGGCATGAGAATACAGCTTGTGGAAACCCTGGGGGAATGA